A single Cucurbita pepo subsp. pepo cultivar mu-cu-16 unplaced genomic scaffold, ASM280686v2 Cp4.1_scaffold001778, whole genome shotgun sequence DNA region contains:
- the LOC111786495 gene encoding probable zinc metalloprotease EGY2, chloroplastic — translation KQDIDNVEVASGSPLPGLKTQQLDESFRIPRETIEILKNQVFGFDTFFVTSQDPYEGGVLFKGNLRGEAAKSYEKITKRMQDNFGDVYKLFLLINPEDDKPVAVVIPRKTLQPETTAVPEWFAAAAFGLVTVFTLLLRNVPALQSNLLSTFDNLDLLKDGLSGALVTALVLGVHELGHILAAGDRVKFGIPYFVPSWQIGSFGAITRILNIVPKREDLLKVAVAGPLAGFSVGFLLYILGFILPPSDGIGVIVDSSVFHESFLAGGLARLVLGDALKEGTPISVNPLVIWAWAGLLINAINSIPAGELDGGRIAFSIWGRKASARITGVSIVLLGLASLFSDVAFYWVALIFFLQRGPIAPLSDEITDPDQKYVGLGILVLLLGLLVCLPFPFPFTEEAISNF, via the exons ACAGGATATTGACAATGTAGAAGTTGCTAGTGGGTCTCCACTTCCAGGACTAAAG ACACAACAATTGGATGAATCATTCAGGATTCCCCGAGAAACAATCGAAATTCTTAAGAATCAAGTGTTTGGAT TTGATACTTTCTTTGTGACAAGCCAGGACCCATATGAG GGTGGAGTGTTGTTTAAAGGAAATCTGCGAGGAGAGGCTGCTAAGAGCTATGAAAAGATAACAAAGAGAATGCAG GATAACTTTGGGGATGTATAtaagctttttcttttaattaatccaGAGGATGATAAACCTGTAGCTGTTGTTATTCCAAGAAAGACCTTACAACCAGAGACAACAG CTGTCCCAGAATGGTTTGCTGCCGCAGCGTTTGGACTGGTTACTGTATTTACTCTACTTCTCCGAAATGTCCCCGCATTGCAATCCAACTTACT ATCGACTTTTGATAATCTTGACTTGCTTAAAGATGGACTATCTGGTGCCTTAGTAACTGCACTTGTTTTAGGAGTGCATGAACTCGGCCATATATTAGCTGCTGGAGATAGAGTTAAGTTTGGGATTCCATACTTTGTTCCTAGTTGGCAG ATAGGCTCCTTTGGTGCAATCACACGGATCCTAAATATTGTACCCAAGCGCGAAGATCTGCTGAAGGTGGCAGTAGCAGGACCATTAGCTGGATTTTCTGTGGGCTTCCTTCTTTACATTCTAGGTTTCATCTTGCCACCTAGTGATGGCATTGGAGTTATCGTTGATTCATCTGTGTTTCATGAGTCATTTCTTGCCGGTGGCCTTG CAAGGCTAGTTTTGGGCGATGCCCTCAAGGAAGGAACTCCTATATCCGTGAACCCTCTTGTGATATGGGCTTGGGCTGGACTTCTCATAAATGCCATCAACAGCATCCCTGCGGGAGAGCTCGATGGTGGAAGAATTGCCTTCTCAATATGGGGCAGAAAG GCATCAGCTCGAATTACAGGCGTCTCAATTGTTCTTCTAGGACTAGCCTCTCTGTTTAGTGATGTAGCATTTTATTGGGTGGCTTTGATATTCTTCCTACAGAGGGGTCCAATCGCTCCACTTTCTGATGAAATCACTGATCCTGATCAGAAGTATGTTGGTCTTGGCATTCTAGTTTTGCTTTTAGGGTTGCTGGTCTGCTTACCAttccccttccccttcacCGAAGAAGCcatctcaaatttttaa